In the Purpureocillium takamizusanense chromosome 5, complete sequence genome, one interval contains:
- the DIC1_2 gene encoding Mitochondrial dicarboxylate transporter (COG:C~EggNog:ENOG503NUAB), with protein MRKGDAPKNMSGTFVHIVKNDGPLALYSGISASLLRQLTYSTVRFGVYEELKARYARTLPPGREPAFPALMAMAMGSGFLGGVAGNFADVLNVRMQHDAALPPAERRNYRHAVDGMARMAREEGPLSFFRGWLPNSSRAAVMTAGQLATYDTFKRLLMTYTPMGDNLTTHFAASFLAGLAAATATSPIDVIKTRVMSSAHHQSILRVVGDAYKADGIGWMFKGWVPSFLRLGPHTICTFIFLEMHRKAYRQVKGIDERKL; from the exons ATGCGCAAGGGCGACGCGCCCAAGAACATGAGCGGCACCTTCGTCCACATCGTCAAAAACGacggcccgctcgccctctACAGCGGCATCTCCGCCTCCCTCCTGCGCCAGCTCACCTACTCGACGGTCCGCTTCGGCGTCtacgaggagctcaaggcgcgATACGCGCGCACCctgccgcccggccgcgagcccgccTTCCCCGCCctcatggccatggccatgggctccggcttcctcggcggcgtcgccggcaacTTCGCCGACGTCCTCAACGTCCGCAtgcagcacgacgccgccctgccccccgccgagcgccgcAACTaccgccacgccgtcgatggcatGGCCCGCATGGCCCGCGAGGAGGGCCCCCTGAGCTTCTTCCGCGGGTGGCTCCCcaacagcagccgcgccgccgtcatgaccgccggccagctcgccacCTACGACACCTTCAAGCGCCTGCTCATGACCTACACCCCTATGGGCGACAACCTCACCACCCActtcgccgcctccttcctcgccggcctggccgctgccaccgccaccagccccATCGACGTCATCAAGACCCGCGTCATGTCTTCGGCCCACCACCAGAGCAtcctccgcgtcgtcggcgacgcctaCAAGGCCGACGGCATAGGCTGGATGTTCAAGGGCTGGGTCCCCAGCTTCCTGCGCTTAGGGCC GCACACCATTTGCACATTCATCTTCCTAGAGATGCACCGCAAAGCATATAGACAGgtcaagggcatcgacgagcgCAAGCTGTGA